The Methylomicrobium lacus LW14 genome window below encodes:
- a CDS encoding peroxiredoxin: protein MALRINDEAPNFTAKTTQGTINFHEWIGDSWAVLFSHPKDFTPVCTTELGYMARLEPEFKKRNCKIIGLSVDPVENHDKWSKDIEETQGCAVSYPMIGDSDLAVAKLYNMLPAEEPGTSEGRTAATNATVRTVFIVGPDKKIKLMLTYPMTTGRNFDEILRVLDSMQLTAKHKVATPVNWKNGDDVIIVPSVSDDDAKKMFPQGWKTLKPYLRIVQQPK from the coding sequence ATGGCACTTAGAATCAATGATGAAGCGCCGAATTTTACGGCCAAAACGACGCAAGGAACGATCAATTTTCACGAATGGATCGGTGATAGTTGGGCGGTCCTGTTTTCGCATCCGAAGGATTTTACGCCCGTTTGTACGACCGAATTGGGCTATATGGCAAGGCTTGAGCCGGAGTTTAAAAAACGCAATTGTAAGATTATCGGCTTGAGTGTCGATCCAGTAGAAAACCATGACAAATGGTCAAAGGATATCGAGGAGACGCAGGGTTGTGCGGTCAGTTATCCGATGATAGGCGACAGCGATCTGGCGGTCGCGAAGCTTTACAATATGCTGCCTGCCGAAGAGCCCGGCACGTCGGAAGGGCGCACCGCGGCCACGAATGCGACCGTACGCACGGTATTTATTGTTGGGCCGGACAAAAAGATCAAGTTGATGCTGACCTATCCGATGACGACCGGTCGCAATTTCGATGAAATCCTGCGGGTGCTCGATTCGATGCAGTTAACCGCCAAGCATAAGGTGGCAACGCCGGTGAACTGGAAGAATGGCGACGACGTGATCATCGTGCCGTCGGTATCCGATGACGATGCGAAAAAAATGTTCCCGCAAGGATGGAAGACGTTGAAACCGTATTTACGCATCGTTCAGCAACCGAAATAA
- a CDS encoding REP-associated tyrosine transposase, translating to MVMYRRNRVEGGTYFFTVALQDRKRAYLVDHIDDLRKSVRYALRKQPLHIDAWVVLPEHMHALWTLPPGDDDYSGRWKNIKGRFSHLLVAAGEPIRKNARNE from the coding sequence ATGGTTATGTATCGCCGCAACCGCGTGGAGGGCGGGACGTATTTTTTTACCGTCGCCCTGCAAGACCGGAAACGCGCCTATCTGGTCGACCATATCGATGACTTGCGCAAATCGGTGCGTTATGCGCTACGCAAACAACCGCTGCACATCGACGCCTGGGTAGTCTTGCCGGAACACATGCATGCGTTGTGGACGCTGCCACCCGGCGACGATGATTATTCCGGCCGCTGGAAAAACATCAAAGGACGCTTTTCCCATCTGCTCGTCGCGGCAGGCGAACCGATCCGCAAGAACGCCCGGAACGAATAA
- the dnaE gene encoding DNA polymerase III subunit alpha, producing the protein MQPKFIHLRLHSEFSLVDGIVKIKPLVKRLAELHMPAAAITDHVNLFALVKFYKTSMGQGVKPIAGADVLIFNPEEPANPYRLTLLVKNHQGYIALTELISKAYQEGQHQGVPMLRYEWIEANAGGLIALSGAMAGDIGRALIAERKDDAKRQADYWANLFPDSFYLELQRVGKPGEEAYIAAALELAAEADLPVVATNDVRFLHKKDFPAHEVRVCINQGRVLDDSRRPKDYTDQQYLRSTEEMCELFADIPEALENTVEIAKRCNITLTLGKNFLPDYPVPEGMTIGDVMAEESRKGLEERLRQHPPVGSGTEEEKRQVYYDRLEIELQVITQMGFPGYFMIVADFIQWAKNHQIPVGPGRGSGAGSLVAYVLKITDLDPIEFDLLFERFLNPERVSMPDFDVDFCMDRRDEVIDYVAGHYGRDHVAQIITYGSLAAKAVTRDVGRVLGFAYGFVDQLAKLIPFEIGMTLDKALQDSPDLRQRYENEEEVRSLMDMARSLEGMARNAGKHAGGVVISPTKLTDFTPLYCEQGGGNLVTQFDKDDVEAVGLVKFDFLGLRTLTIIDWALQTINRKKQELGEPLVDIAAIPRDDKASYDLLKNAQTTAVFQLESRGMKELIKKLKPDCFDDIIALVALFRPGPLESGMVDDYINVKHGAKAEYAHPLLVPILKPTNGVILYQEQVMQIAREMGGYTLGGADMLRRAMGKKKPEEMAKQREVFTEGAIANNIDESIATYIFDLMEKFAGYGFNKSHSAAYALVAYQTAWLKAHYPAEFMAAVLSADMDNTDKVVVLIEECRRMKLPIAPPSINDSNFRFTVNQAKQIVYGLGALKGVGENAIEDMILEREQNGAYRDLYDLCKRVDLRKFNRRVLEALIRAGAFDIFDPNRAAHLAELPTVLKVAEQHGKMAATGQNDLFGLQETSDADDAIAAYSTFVEPWPEQERLNAEKQTLGLFLTGHPIAQYEAEISQFTHGSLNKLKSDMERSKGKLEARVAGLVVEIRTRQSKSGKTMGFALLDDRTDRLEVAIYPETYERYRDIFTRDVLLVAEGALSMDDYTGTPRLTAEKLYSIDQARNAFARGLQLTWQAGVNGDSLTEKLSPALEPFKGGACPVLIQYRSEQAQATVRLGDEWRVFATDELLLRLKRQLGNEAVEVKYR; encoded by the coding sequence ATGCAGCCCAAATTTATCCATCTGAGACTGCACAGCGAATTCTCACTGGTCGACGGCATCGTCAAGATCAAACCGCTGGTCAAGCGCCTGGCCGAATTACACATGCCGGCCGCGGCTATCACCGATCACGTGAACCTGTTCGCGCTGGTCAAGTTTTACAAGACCTCGATGGGCCAGGGCGTCAAGCCGATCGCGGGCGCCGATGTGCTGATCTTCAATCCGGAGGAACCGGCCAATCCGTACAGACTGACCCTGCTGGTCAAAAATCATCAGGGCTATATCGCGTTGACCGAACTGATCTCCAAAGCGTATCAGGAAGGCCAGCATCAGGGCGTGCCGATGTTGCGATACGAATGGATCGAGGCGAATGCCGGCGGCTTGATCGCCTTGTCCGGCGCGATGGCCGGCGACATCGGCCGGGCGCTGATCGCCGAGCGCAAGGATGACGCCAAACGCCAGGCCGATTATTGGGCCAACCTGTTCCCGGACAGTTTTTATCTGGAATTGCAGCGCGTCGGCAAACCGGGCGAAGAAGCCTATATCGCGGCCGCGCTGGAGCTGGCCGCCGAGGCCGATCTGCCGGTCGTCGCGACCAATGACGTGCGCTTTCTGCACAAAAAAGACTTCCCGGCCCACGAAGTCCGCGTCTGCATCAACCAGGGCCGCGTGCTCGACGACAGCCGCCGGCCGAAGGATTATACCGACCAGCAATATCTGCGTAGTACCGAGGAAATGTGTGAGCTGTTCGCGGACATTCCCGAGGCGCTCGAAAACACGGTCGAGATCGCGAAGCGCTGCAACATCACGCTGACCCTGGGCAAAAACTTCCTGCCCGACTATCCGGTCCCCGAAGGGATGACGATCGGCGACGTGATGGCCGAAGAATCCCGCAAAGGCCTCGAAGAACGCCTGCGCCAGCATCCGCCCGTCGGCAGCGGCACCGAGGAAGAAAAGCGGCAAGTCTATTATGACCGGCTCGAGATCGAATTACAGGTGATTACCCAGATGGGGTTTCCGGGTTACTTCATGATCGTCGCGGACTTCATCCAGTGGGCGAAGAATCATCAGATTCCGGTCGGGCCGGGGCGGGGTTCGGGCGCGGGCTCCTTAGTCGCTTATGTATTGAAGATTACCGACCTCGACCCGATCGAATTCGATCTGTTGTTCGAGCGTTTTTTGAATCCCGAACGGGTCTCGATGCCCGACTTCGACGTCGATTTCTGTATGGACCGGCGCGATGAAGTGATCGACTATGTCGCCGGGCACTACGGCCGCGACCATGTCGCGCAGATCATCACCTACGGTTCGCTGGCCGCGAAGGCGGTTACCCGCGACGTCGGCCGGGTGCTGGGTTTCGCTTACGGCTTTGTCGATCAGCTCGCCAAACTGATTCCGTTCGAAATCGGCATGACGCTCGACAAGGCGCTGCAAGACAGCCCCGACCTCCGGCAGCGCTACGAGAACGAGGAAGAAGTCAGATCGCTGATGGACATGGCGCGATCCTTGGAAGGCATGGCGCGGAACGCGGGCAAGCACGCGGGCGGCGTGGTGATCTCGCCGACCAAACTGACCGACTTCACGCCGCTGTACTGCGAACAGGGCGGCGGCAATCTGGTCACGCAGTTCGACAAGGACGACGTCGAAGCGGTCGGCCTGGTCAAGTTCGACTTTCTGGGCTTGCGCACGCTGACGATCATCGACTGGGCGCTGCAAACGATCAACCGCAAAAAACAGGAGCTCGGCGAACCCTTGGTCGACATCGCCGCGATTCCGCGCGACGATAAGGCGTCCTACGACCTCTTAAAGAATGCGCAGACCACCGCGGTATTCCAGCTCGAATCGCGCGGCATGAAGGAGTTGATCAAAAAACTGAAGCCTGACTGCTTCGACGACATCATCGCGCTGGTCGCGCTGTTCCGGCCGGGGCCATTGGAATCGGGCATGGTCGATGACTATATTAATGTTAAGCACGGCGCCAAGGCCGAATACGCGCATCCTCTATTAGTCCCTATCCTCAAGCCGACCAACGGCGTTATCCTGTATCAGGAACAGGTGATGCAGATCGCCCGCGAGATGGGCGGCTACACGCTCGGCGGCGCTGACATGCTGCGCCGCGCGATGGGCAAGAAAAAGCCCGAGGAAATGGCCAAGCAGCGCGAAGTGTTCACCGAGGGCGCGATAGCGAACAACATCGACGAAAGCATCGCGACCTACATCTTCGACCTGATGGAGAAGTTCGCCGGCTACGGTTTCAACAAATCACACTCGGCCGCCTATGCCCTGGTCGCCTATCAGACCGCCTGGCTGAAGGCGCATTATCCGGCCGAATTCATGGCCGCGGTCTTATCGGCTGATATGGACAACACCGACAAGGTCGTCGTGCTGATCGAGGAATGCCGGCGCATGAAACTGCCGATCGCGCCGCCGTCGATCAACGATTCGAACTTCCGCTTTACGGTCAATCAGGCCAAGCAGATCGTTTACGGCCTCGGCGCGCTGAAGGGCGTCGGCGAAAACGCGATCGAGGACATGATTCTGGAACGGGAGCAAAACGGCGCTTACCGCGATCTGTACGACTTGTGCAAACGCGTCGACCTGCGCAAATTCAACCGGCGCGTGCTCGAAGCGCTGATCCGCGCCGGCGCGTTCGATATCTTCGATCCTAACCGGGCGGCTCACCTTGCGGAACTGCCGACCGTACTGAAGGTCGCCGAACAGCACGGCAAGATGGCCGCAACCGGCCAGAACGATCTGTTCGGCCTGCAGGAAACCAGCGATGCCGACGATGCGATCGCCGCCTATTCGACCTTCGTCGAACCCTGGCCCGAGCAGGAGCGCCTGAACGCCGAGAAGCAAACCCTCGGCCTGTTCCTGACCGGCCATCCGATCGCGCAATACGAGGCCGAAATCAGCCAGTTTACCCACGGTAGCCTGAACAAACTAAAGTCGGACATGGAGCGCAGCAAAGGTAAGCTGGAAGCCCGCGTCGCAGGACTGGTCGTCGAAATCCGCACCCGCCAGTCCAAAAGCGGCAAGACGATGGGTTTCGCGCTGTTGGATGACCGCACCGACCGGCTCGAGGTGGCGATCTATCCCGAAACCTACGAAAGATACCGGGACATTTTCACCCGCGACGTGCTGCTGGTCGCCGAAGGCGCGCTGTCGATGGACGACTACACCGGCACCCCGCGCCTGACCGCAGAAAAGCTCTACAGCATCGACCAGGCCCGCAACGCCTTCGCGCGCGGCTTGCAGTTGACCTGGCAGGCAGGCGTCAACGGCGATTCGTTGACCGAAAAATTGAGCCCGGCTCTGGAGCCGTTCAAAGGCGGCGCCTGTCCGGTGCTGATTCAATACCGCTCGGAGCAGGCCCAGGCCACCGTCCGACTCGGCGATGAATGGCGGGTCTTTGCGACCGACGAGTTGTTGTTGCGCTTGAAGCGGCAGCTTGGAAACGAGGCGGTCGAGGTTAAATACCGCTAA
- a CDS encoding inorganic pyrophosphatase, whose translation MNNYHYKAHPWHGISAGDSTPSVVNAFIEIVPTDTVKYEIDKQSGYLKIDRPQKFSNMVPTLYGFVPRTYCGNKVAEFAALKSGRTGIKGDGDPLDICVLSERSVSHGDIILQAIPVGGFRLLDGGEADDKIIAVMKGDEFYRQWNDVSDCPSSYINRLMHYFLTYKNLPGEKSTCEITDVYGRAEAHEVIVRAMQDYMSLFNGIEDL comes from the coding sequence ATGAACAACTACCACTACAAAGCCCATCCCTGGCACGGCATCAGCGCGGGCGACAGCACGCCTTCCGTGGTTAATGCGTTTATCGAAATCGTGCCGACCGATACGGTCAAATACGAAATCGACAAGCAGAGCGGCTATCTGAAAATCGATCGGCCGCAAAAGTTTTCGAACATGGTGCCGACCTTGTACGGCTTTGTCCCGCGCACGTATTGCGGCAACAAGGTCGCCGAATTCGCCGCGTTGAAGTCGGGCCGAACGGGCATCAAGGGCGACGGCGATCCACTCGACATCTGCGTGTTGAGCGAACGCAGCGTATCGCACGGCGACATCATCCTGCAGGCGATCCCGGTCGGCGGTTTCCGCCTGCTCGACGGCGGCGAGGCGGACGACAAGATCATCGCGGTGATGAAAGGCGACGAATTTTACCGGCAGTGGAACGATGTGTCGGACTGCCCGAGTTCCTACATCAACCGGCTGATGCATTATTTCCTGACCTATAAAAACCTGCCCGGCGAGAAATCGACCTGCGAGATCACCGACGTTTACGGCCGCGCCGAAGCGCACGAAGTGATCGTGCGCGCGATGCAGGATTACATGAGCCTGTTCAACGGCATCGAAGATTTGTGA
- the thyA gene encoding thymidylate synthase — protein sequence MQQYLNLLDKILDEGVQKGDRTGSGTVSIFGHQMRFPLAEGFPLVTTKKIHLKSIIHELLWFLQGDTNLAYLHEHKVSIWDEWADANGDLGPVYGRQWRAWPTPDGGTIDQLQQVIEQIKTTPNSRRMIVSAWNVADLPDETIAPQANVAQGRMALAPCHALFQFYVAEGRLSCQLYQRSCDTFLGVPFNIASYALLTHMAAQQADLDVGDFIWTGGDVHLYLNHLEQARLQLSREPYPLPKLILKRKPDSLFDYRYEDFEFEGYQAHDPIRAPISV from the coding sequence ATGCAACAATATTTAAATCTACTGGATAAAATCCTCGACGAAGGCGTCCAAAAAGGCGACAGGACCGGCAGCGGCACCGTGTCGATCTTCGGGCATCAGATGCGTTTCCCGCTGGCCGAAGGCTTTCCTTTGGTCACTACGAAAAAAATCCATCTGAAATCGATCATTCACGAACTGCTTTGGTTTTTGCAGGGCGACACGAACCTGGCCTATCTGCACGAACACAAGGTCAGCATTTGGGACGAATGGGCCGATGCGAACGGCGACCTGGGCCCGGTTTACGGCCGCCAATGGCGCGCCTGGCCTACGCCTGACGGCGGCACGATCGATCAACTGCAACAGGTGATCGAGCAGATCAAAACCACGCCGAACAGCCGCCGGATGATCGTCTCGGCCTGGAACGTCGCCGATCTGCCCGACGAAACGATCGCCCCGCAGGCGAATGTCGCGCAGGGCAGAATGGCGCTCGCGCCCTGCCATGCGCTGTTTCAGTTTTATGTCGCGGAAGGACGGCTGTCCTGCCAGCTTTATCAGCGCAGCTGCGACACCTTTCTCGGCGTGCCTTTCAATATCGCGAGCTACGCCTTGCTGACGCACATGGCCGCGCAGCAGGCCGATCTGGACGTCGGCGATTTTATCTGGACCGGCGGTGATGTACACTTGTACCTGAATCATCTGGAGCAGGCCAGATTGCAATTGAGCCGTGAGCCCTATCCTTTGCCGAAGCTGATCCTGAAACGCAAGCCGGATTCGCTGTTCGATTACCGCTATGAGGATTTCGAATTCGAAGGTTATCAGGCGCACGATCCGATCCGAGCGCCGATTTCGGTTTGA
- the lgt gene encoding prolipoprotein diacylglyceryl transferase, with amino-acid sequence MLTYPNIDPIAVAIGPLKIHWYGLMYLVGFAGVWILGKRRALAPWSPIKPEAIEDLVTYGAIGVILGGRIGYTLFYNLGEFLHNPLVLFEIWKGGMSFHGGMLGVFVAMWIFGKQQNCTMLQLTDIISPLAPIGLGAGRLGNFINAELWGRPTDVPWAMVFPNGGPLPRHPSQLYEAFLEGVVLFVILWLYTANPRPKMAPTGMAVMLYGCFRFFIEFFRMPDAQLGYLALDWVTMGQILSTPMILIGAGMVYWAYKKAP; translated from the coding sequence ATGCTGACTTATCCGAATATCGATCCGATCGCCGTCGCCATTGGCCCGCTAAAAATTCACTGGTACGGCCTGATGTACCTGGTCGGCTTCGCCGGCGTCTGGATACTGGGCAAGCGGCGCGCCCTGGCCCCCTGGTCGCCGATCAAGCCCGAGGCGATCGAGGATCTGGTCACCTACGGCGCGATCGGCGTGATCCTCGGCGGACGCATCGGTTACACGCTGTTTTACAATCTGGGCGAGTTCCTGCACAATCCCTTGGTGCTTTTCGAAATCTGGAAAGGCGGCATGTCGTTTCACGGCGGCATGCTCGGCGTGTTTGTCGCGATGTGGATTTTCGGCAAACAACAAAACTGCACGATGCTGCAATTGACCGACATCATCTCGCCCTTGGCCCCGATCGGCCTCGGCGCCGGCCGCCTCGGCAATTTCATCAACGCCGAACTCTGGGGTCGGCCGACCGATGTGCCGTGGGCGATGGTGTTTCCGAACGGCGGCCCGCTGCCGCGCCATCCGTCCCAGCTTTACGAAGCGTTTCTGGAAGGCGTGGTGCTGTTCGTGATACTCTGGCTCTATACCGCCAACCCCCGCCCGAAAATGGCGCCGACCGGCATGGCCGTGATGCTCTACGGCTGCTTCCGCTTCTTTATCGAATTTTTCAGGATGCCGGATGCCCAGCTCGGCTATCTGGCGCTGGACTGGGTCACGATGGGACAGATTTTATCGACGCCGATGATCCTGATCGGGGCGGGAATGGTTTATTGGGCTTATAAAAAAGCGCCCTGA
- a CDS encoding cytochrome c3 family protein — protein sequence MNKNLHPRRRQHMAYAVGLLAGALSLSALVLPANDAWHRRGPMNAGHDDIQCPDCHQEAPGSYRQQIQANVRYLFGRREHPADFGKMAVANETCLDCHERPNDRHPVYRFLEPRFKKARATLRPHLCVSCHREHQGKRVVLGDSGYCVTCHKNTRLRNDPLDTPHARLIADKRWTTCLGCHDFHGNHTIKTATKVAEAIRPEAIRAYFEGGPSPYGKDVHYHARKEKKHDE from the coding sequence ATGAATAAAAATTTACATCCCAGAAGACGCCAGCATATGGCTTATGCGGTGGGGTTATTGGCTGGCGCGCTGAGCTTGTCGGCATTGGTGTTGCCGGCCAATGATGCCTGGCATCGGCGCGGTCCTATGAATGCCGGGCATGATGATATTCAATGCCCGGACTGCCACCAAGAGGCGCCGGGCAGTTATCGCCAGCAAATTCAGGCCAATGTCCGCTATCTGTTTGGCCGGCGCGAGCATCCGGCCGATTTCGGCAAAATGGCGGTCGCCAATGAAACCTGTTTGGATTGCCATGAGCGCCCGAATGACCGGCATCCGGTTTACCGCTTTCTTGAACCGCGTTTCAAAAAGGCGCGCGCCACGCTCCGGCCGCATCTGTGCGTTTCCTGTCATCGGGAGCATCAAGGCAAACGCGTCGTGCTCGGCGATAGCGGCTATTGCGTGACGTGTCATAAAAACACCCGTCTCAGAAACGACCCGCTGGATACTCCGCATGCACGGCTGATTGCGGACAAGCGTTGGACGACTTGCCTCGGCTGCCATGATTTTCACGGCAATCATACGATCAAAACGGCCACAAAGGTCGCCGAAGCGATTCGCCCCGAAGCCATCCGCGCCTATTTCGAGGGCGGTCCCTCGCCCTATGGCAAGGATGTGCATTATCACGCCAGAAAGGAGAAAAAGCATGACGAATAA
- a CDS encoding c-type heme family protein has translation MTNKTFWISLFVLTCLGIYLFVSAPPPLPEKSAAQASIPVERLFELVQTENAAVRALWTQEIVGQGIKAGLKFSEHWRDAESEAGPLPALFLRETAKSLEKSPVRLSLFLGSDYPISPDNRFEGMQKDKFEQLRQTRQPQFFYIPDIERHTAMFADVAVAEPCVECHNKHQQSPKHDWRLHDIMGATTWMYPTQKVSTEEVLKTLVVLHDGFRDAYTAYIEKVKTFKKLPVIGNKWPREGYFLPDVETFMQAVLERTAQHTLPALGALATAKDTGAVEVKPHADTH, from the coding sequence ATGACGAATAAAACCTTCTGGATTAGCTTGTTTGTGTTGACCTGCCTCGGCATTTATCTGTTCGTCAGCGCGCCGCCGCCGTTGCCGGAGAAATCGGCGGCGCAGGCATCCATTCCGGTCGAACGCCTGTTCGAGCTGGTGCAGACCGAAAATGCCGCGGTCAGAGCCCTGTGGACCCAGGAAATCGTCGGCCAGGGCATAAAAGCCGGGTTGAAGTTTAGCGAGCATTGGCGCGATGCCGAAAGCGAAGCCGGTCCTCTGCCCGCGCTCTTTCTGCGCGAAACCGCCAAGAGCCTGGAAAAAAGCCCCGTGCGGCTCAGCCTATTCCTGGGCTCGGACTACCCGATCAGCCCGGACAACCGCTTTGAAGGCATGCAGAAAGACAAATTTGAACAGTTACGCCAGACGCGGCAGCCGCAGTTTTTCTATATTCCCGACATCGAGCGCCATACCGCGATGTTCGCCGATGTCGCGGTCGCCGAACCTTGCGTCGAGTGCCACAACAAACATCAGCAATCGCCGAAACACGACTGGCGTCTGCATGACATCATGGGGGCGACGACCTGGATGTATCCCACGCAAAAGGTTTCCACAGAGGAAGTTTTAAAAACCTTAGTGGTGCTGCATGACGGTTTTCGCGATGCTTACACGGCCTATATCGAGAAGGTGAAGACGTTTAAAAAGCTGCCGGTGATCGGCAACAAATGGCCGCGCGAAGGTTATTTTCTGCCTGACGTGGAAACGTTCATGCAAGCGGTGCTGGAACGCACGGCCCAGCACACGTTGCCGGCGCTCGGCGCTTTGGCGACTGCGAAAGATACCGGAGCTGTGGAGGTAAAACCGCATGCGGATACGCATTGA
- the pbpC gene encoding penicillin-binding protein 1C, translating into MNSGQMKVGRWLKIPKARRWLRITALGLAAICLVLVVFKLPPKPPLSSHYPKSTAIYARHGELLRLTLASDGQFRLWTPLSQIPTPLRTAALLYEDRWFHRHPGVNPWALARAAWATLASSGRQGGSTITMQLTRQLYRIDRRSYLGKLSQIALALWLELRYSKDEILEAYLNGVSYGGNIVGIGAASRIYFHKLAAELNLVESLTLAVIPQNPARRFPAHNALPEALLAARQRLWQSWIAEFPEDSRYANDLALPLPVYSRRELAIEAPHLTDLLLQRCAGAETIHSSLHLNVQKSLERSLRNYLAVNRGKGIQNAAALLIDADTMQVRALVGSADYRNAAIDGQVNGALAKRSPGSTLKPFVYALALDQGQVHPRTILADLPTAFGPYSPENFDGRFIGPVTVQDALIRSRNVPAVVTAAKLSGPTLYRFLQRAGVGRLQGEQYYGLSLALGGGEVTMEELAELYALLVNQGMSRRLDYCGERSETGPLPLLSSAAAFITLDMLKHNPRPDSKRPDQPDTAWKTGTSWGFRDAWSVGVVGHHVLVIWVGNFDGSKNPALIGGKAAAPLFFSIIDSLRSQRLLNGLDNPIPAFKPESVAEVEVCAASGDLPNADCPVRAKTWFIPGKSPIKTSTLHRAVYLDPETGSIVCPNTANSRREIVEFWDSEMLRLFEQAGMPRRPPPHLPDCYRNPEGLGDAPRIVSPSRAGTYALRLGKASTLALKANTSASDSVYWFANQSFIAKTAPSEAYSWQPSHPGHYLISAVDAEGRSASTEIQVELAP; encoded by the coding sequence ATGAATTCAGGTCAAATGAAAGTTGGCCGCTGGTTAAAAATACCGAAAGCACGCCGATGGCTGCGCATTACCGCTCTCGGTTTGGCGGCCATCTGCCTTGTCCTTGTCGTATTCAAACTGCCCCCCAAACCGCCGCTCTCCAGCCACTATCCCAAATCGACCGCGATCTATGCCAGGCACGGCGAACTGCTGCGCCTGACCTTGGCGAGCGACGGCCAGTTTCGCCTGTGGACGCCGCTAAGCCAAATTCCGACCCCACTGCGCACCGCCGCGCTGCTCTACGAAGACCGCTGGTTCCACCGGCATCCCGGCGTCAATCCCTGGGCCTTGGCGCGCGCGGCCTGGGCTACCTTGGCAAGCAGCGGCCGCCAGGGCGGCTCGACGATCACGATGCAGCTCACCCGCCAACTGTACCGGATCGACAGACGGAGCTACCTCGGGAAACTGAGCCAGATCGCGCTCGCACTGTGGCTCGAACTGCGCTACAGCAAGGACGAGATTCTCGAAGCCTATCTGAACGGCGTTTCCTATGGCGGCAACATCGTCGGCATCGGCGCGGCCAGCCGGATTTATTTTCACAAGCTGGCGGCGGAACTGAACCTGGTCGAGAGTTTGACGCTGGCGGTGATCCCGCAAAATCCGGCGCGCCGCTTTCCGGCCCATAACGCCTTGCCGGAGGCGCTGTTGGCTGCCCGGCAGCGCCTTTGGCAAAGCTGGATCGCTGAGTTTCCGGAAGACAGCCGTTACGCAAACGACCTGGCCCTGCCCTTGCCCGTGTACAGCCGGCGGGAACTGGCGATCGAAGCGCCGCACCTGACCGACCTGTTATTGCAGCGCTGCGCCGGGGCGGAAACGATCCATAGCAGCCTGCATCTGAACGTGCAAAAAAGCCTCGAACGCTCGCTCCGAAATTACCTCGCGGTCAACCGCGGCAAAGGCATTCAGAATGCCGCCGCGTTGCTGATCGATGCGGACACGATGCAGGTGCGGGCGCTGGTCGGTTCGGCCGATTACCGGAATGCCGCCATCGACGGCCAGGTCAACGGCGCGCTCGCGAAGCGCTCGCCGGGCTCGACGCTGAAGCCGTTCGTCTATGCGCTGGCGCTCGATCAGGGGCAGGTGCATCCGCGCACGATCCTGGCCGATCTCCCGACCGCCTTCGGACCCTATAGTCCGGAAAACTTCGACGGCCGTTTCATCGGGCCGGTCACGGTGCAGGATGCCCTGATCCGCTCCCGCAACGTGCCCGCGGTTGTGACCGCCGCGAAACTGTCGGGGCCGACCCTCTACCGGTTTTTGCAGCGCGCGGGAGTTGGACGGTTGCAGGGCGAGCAGTATTACGGGCTGTCTTTGGCGCTCGGCGGCGGCGAGGTGACGATGGAAGAACTGGCCGAACTCTATGCGCTGCTGGTCAATCAGGGCATGTCGAGACGGCTCGATTATTGCGGCGAGCGGAGCGAAACCGGCCCCTTGCCGCTGCTCAGCAGCGCCGCTGCCTTTATCACGCTCGACATGCTGAAGCACAATCCACGCCCCGATTCGAAGCGCCCGGACCAGCCCGACACCGCCTGGAAAACCGGCACCTCCTGGGGCTTTCGCGACGCCTGGAGCGTCGGTGTCGTCGGCCACCATGTGCTGGTAATCTGGGTCGGCAATTTCGACGGTTCGAAAAATCCCGCCCTGATCGGCGGCAAGGCGGCCGCGCCGCTGTTCTTTTCTATCATCGACAGTCTGCGCAGCCAGCGCCTGCTGAACGGCCTGGACAATCCGATTCCGGCCTTCAAGCCGGAGTCGGTCGCCGAGGTCGAAGTCTGCGCGGCCAGCGGCGACCTGCCGAATGCGGACTGTCCGGTGCGCGCGAAGACCTGGTTCATCCCGGGCAAATCGCCGATTAAGACCAGCACGCTGCACCGCGCGGTCTATCTCGATCCAGAAACCGGCAGCATCGTCTGCCCGAACACGGCTAACAGCCGACGCGAAATCGTCGAATTCTGGGACAGCGAAATGCTGCGCCTATTTGAACAGGCCGGCATGCCGCGCCGCCCTCCCCCGCACCTGCCCGACTGCTACCGCAATCCAGAGGGGCTTGGCGATGCGCCGCGCATCGTCTCGCCATCCAGGGCCGGCACCTATGCGCTGCGCCTCGGCAAAGCATCAACCTTGGCCTTGAAGGCGAATACGTCCGCGAGCGACAGCGTCTATTGGTTCGCGAATCAAAGCTTCATCGCCAAGACGGCGCCTTCGGAAGCCTATTCCTGGCAGCCCAGTCATCCCGGCCACTATCTGATCAGCGCGGTCGATGCGGAAGGCCGTTCCGCATCGACAGAAATCCAGGTCGAATTGGCGCCCTGA